One Pricia mediterranea genomic window, CCGTTCGCCATCGCATTCCCAAAGGCCTCGAGACTGATGCCGTTCGGGGCGCAGACCCCTAATCCCGTTATGACCACGCGCTCAGCCATGTTTTCTGGTTTTGATCATCCCCGCAATTTTACCCTTACAGATCAACCGTCCTTGGGCGTTATACATTTTTACATCGGATTTCAGTTTTTGGAACCTGAAATATATTTTTTTGGAGGTCACGGTAACTTTTTCATCGGGAAGCACAGGAAGCAGGAATTCCATATCGGCGCTGCTCATCCCGATGTGGACGTCCTCGGCCGCACCCTCCTCCCCCAAAAGATAGATACCCAGGCAGACCACTCCGATCTGGGCACAACATTCCGTAAGAATGGCACCTGGGGTAACGGGATTACCCTTGAAATGTCCTCCAAAAAAATCCAGGTCGCGCACAAATGTAAATGTTCCTCTACACCCGCTTTCGTCCACTTCAAGCAATTCATCCACAAAGAGGAATGGCTCACTGTAAGGGAGGTTTTGTAAGATCTGTGCAGGGCTCATGCTATTTTTTGTTCCTTTTTAATCACTAATCACTAATCACTAATCACTCATTACTTCTTACGTTCCCATATCTTGTCTTTCTGTTCTCTGTTCCCTTCTGTTTTTGCTTTGCTCCTTCCGTCCTTGCTTCTTTTGTTTTTATCCTGTATTCCTAAGTTCCCTACCTCAAGCTCTCCCCCCCATCGACTTTGATCACCGTTCCCGTTATCCATCGCGCTTCCTCGGTGGTGAGCAGGTACACCGCATTGGCGATATCTTCGGGAAGGGTTAAACGGCTATTGGGATTGCGCTGTAGGGCGTTCTCCTTGATGCTCCCGTGGTCGGGAATCATACGGAAGGCCTTGGTATCGGTGGTTCCGGCCTGGATGCAATTGGCTTTAATGCCTATGGACGCAAATTCCAAGGCGATATTCCGGGTCAGTGCCTCCAAGGTAGCCTTCGCGGCGGATACGGCGGCATAACCGGGCCAGGCTTTACTGCTGCCCTCGCTGGTGAAGGAAATGATACGGGCGTCTGCGTCGAACAGGCCTTCATTTGCCAATTCTTTGGTCCAATCATATAGGCTCAGGGCCATGGCGTTCAACGTCAATTCGAAATCCCTATGATCCAGCACGGGGCTGCGTTCTCCCTGCCAGTTTGAATTTCTCGAGAGGTTTCTTCTTTCCGCCGGCTTCCGTTCTTTCGAATGGTTCTGGTCTCCCAGGGGATTTCGTTCTTCGGAAGGACTTCGTTCTTCAAAAAACATCGGTTTAAGACTTCCCTTGGCGATACTGTGGACAAGCACCTTAAGGGTTTGACCCTCCTCTAACAGCGATTTGATTTCCCCAATGGCAGTACTGCGCTTCTCCGCATTCGCGACATCCAGATTATAACTTTTCAACTGTATCCCGTTGGAACTGATTTTCTGGAAATGGGACTGGATTTCCTTTATATCCGCCCTTCTGTCTCGATGCACGATGACAAGGTCAAAACCGTGACGCGCCAGCTTTCTGGCCGTCGCCAGCCCCAGCCCGCTGCTTCCACCCAAAATCAAAGCCCATCCTTTTTTTGCATCCCCCGTCATAAAATTTAAAGTTCTTATCCTTGAATCCTAATAAACGCCTAAACTTATAAACCCAAAAACTAAATTCACCACTCCAACAACACCCGTTGTGCCGAAAACCCGGGCCCGAAACTCAAGATCAAACCCTGTTCCCCTTTACCGATTCCTTTTTCCATAAAACGCTCCAGTACGTAAAGGACGGTAGCGCTACTCATATTCCCGAATTGGCGCAGCACCTCACGGGTATCGTCGATGTTTTTGCCCAGTTTTCCGAACAGCTCCTCTACGGTCTGCACGATCTTACGCCCCCCGGGATGAAAGATCAAGTGGTCGACCGCCTCGATCGAGGTACCGTGCTTCCGCAAAAAAGGATGAACGATATCAGGAAAATGTGCGGCAATGGTTTCGGGCACCTCGACATCCAAAATCATCTTGAGGCCGTGATCCGTCAAGTCGAAACCCATCATACGGGTGGCATCCGGAAAATGGTACATTTCCCCTCCTACTACTTTGGGTCCCGCTGCCGCCTTTTCGGAGGACAGCAGTACACAAGCCGCACCATCGCCGAAAATGGCCGCACTGACCATGTTCGCCATGGAATAATCGTCGAGCTGGAAAGTGGCAGTGGGACTCTCGACCGCTACCACAGCGGCCCGTTTATCGGGATTCTTCCGCAAAAAGCTTTCCGCATAAATGAGTCCCGATACCCCTGCCGCGCAGCCCATTTCGGTTACGGGAAGACGAACGACATCCTGTCTTAGGCCCAGATCGTTGATGAGAAAGGCATCTAAAGAGGGAATCATAATGCCGGTGCAGCTAACGGTTATAATATAATCTAAAGAATCGGGAGACCACGATGCTCGCTCCAAGGCCTTTTCAAGCACTCTTTTTCCCAGTTTTTTCACCTCACGGACATAAATATCGTTCTTTTTCCCAAAGGAAGTTGCCGTAAACACCTCTTCCGGCTCCATTATACTGTAGCGCCGATCTACTGCCGCCGCCTCGAAAATCTTAATTACTTTTCGGCGGAACCGTTCCTCCCGACCCGCCAGCCAAAGCTCTACTAAGGGAATGATATCCTCTGTATTCTTGCAATATTCCGGCAGCTGTTTCGCCACGGTGGTTACCCTTACTTCATTCATATGCTCCATTTAATCGTTGGGTATCCATGACCCATACATAGCGAAAGGCCCATTTCCACTTTATATCGTGGTCCACCGAAGGCAGAGTCTCGGCAAAGCGCTGCAGCTCCGCTCTGGTAAACCCGCTTTTTATGGATATCAATCCGTCGTGTTTCGCAATTTTTGTTCGTATAAAAATAGCACTAAAGCCCCTAAAAAGATGGTAGGCAAGCGGACTTCTTTGCAAATCGTTGATAACGACCCCTATACGTGCCAATTGGGTAAACCGATCTAGAAAAACCGAGATGTTTTCATCAAAGAAATGATGCATGGTAAGGGTACAGAGCACAATATCGCTATGCAGATCCTCGGGGGATAGCTGTAAAATGTCCTGCTTTATAAACTGTATTTCAGGAAAACCGGAAGAAGCGTTTCTCGCAATGGCCAGACACTTTTCGCTCAAATCGATACCAATGGCCTCAATCGATACGCCCATTCGTCGGCCCAATTTCACGACTTCCCGCAGCATGCCGCCGTTACCGCAACCCATGTCCACAATCGTATATGATTCTTGGGGGTGCTTGCGTATCAACTGCGCCACTCCCCGCAAGGTAATTTGATGGCCTCCCAATAGGCGATTGGTCCGGTCCACGTCGTGCAGTACTTTCTTGAGGATGTCGGAATCCATCCCCACATCGTCCATCAGTTCCGGATCTCTGTTCCGTTTTACAAAATCGCTCATCAGCTTATAGGTTTGCCATGGGTGCCGGCAATTAATTTTTGAAGTAATCGAGGGGATTTGACCATCCATGATAAAGCGATGGCGGACAACTGCGGATTCAGTAAAAGAGATTGCAAACGTCTTCCCGTCCACAGCCGCCTCTGAAAATACTTGTTCCATTGTGCTTGGTACTCCTTTTCGAGATAGCTACGATTGCGACGTTTATCCCTTAAATAACCATCGATCAACTCCGCTGCGATTTTAGCGCTGTGAATCGCCATGGCCATCCCGTTCCCGCAAAGCGGATGTATCAGTCCCGCCGTATCCCCGCACATCAAAATGTGCCGCTCCACCGCTTGCTTGGGGTGAAAAGAAATCTGGGCTATAGTCAAGGGCGCGTCGAACAACGGGGTCGCATGTTGTAAGAACTTCCCCAAAAACGGATTTTGGGACACGACCTTGACATTAAAACTTTCAATACTTTTTTCTTGTCTGAAACTGCTATACGACGCGAGATAACAGAAATTGACCGCTCCGCTTTCCGTTCGCGAGAGACCGGCATATCCCCCCTTGAAATTGTGTAATGCCACCACATCATCTGGAAAATCCTCATAGGAATAATGGGATTTCACCGCTAACCAAGAGGATTTTTTTTCGATAAAATCCCGATTCAGGACTTTATCCAGGGCCGCACGTTTGCCGTAGGCCCCGATCGCTATATCTGAAGTATAAGTTTCGCCTGATTCCGTAACCACCTCAAAAACAGTATCTACATAGGAAATTGACGCGACACTCTTAAAGAGAAACTGGGCGC contains:
- a CDS encoding methyltransferase domain-containing protein, whose amino-acid sequence is MSDFVKRNRDPELMDDVGMDSDILKKVLHDVDRTNRLLGGHQITLRGVAQLIRKHPQESYTIVDMGCGNGGMLREVVKLGRRMGVSIEAIGIDLSEKCLAIARNASSGFPEIQFIKQDILQLSPEDLHSDIVLCTLTMHHFFDENISVFLDRFTQLARIGVVINDLQRSPLAYHLFRGFSAIFIRTKIAKHDGLISIKSGFTRAELQRFAETLPSVDHDIKWKWAFRYVWVMDTQRLNGAYE
- a CDS encoding type III polyketide synthase produces the protein MNEVRVTTVAKQLPEYCKNTEDIIPLVELWLAGREERFRRKVIKIFEAAAVDRRYSIMEPEEVFTATSFGKKNDIYVREVKKLGKRVLEKALERASWSPDSLDYIITVSCTGIMIPSLDAFLINDLGLRQDVVRLPVTEMGCAAGVSGLIYAESFLRKNPDKRAAVVAVESPTATFQLDDYSMANMVSAAIFGDGAACVLLSSEKAAAGPKVVGGEMYHFPDATRMMGFDLTDHGLKMILDVEVPETIAAHFPDIVHPFLRKHGTSIEAVDHLIFHPGGRKIVQTVEELFGKLGKNIDDTREVLRQFGNMSSATVLYVLERFMEKGIGKGEQGLILSFGPGFSAQRVLLEW
- a CDS encoding SDR family oxidoreductase; protein product: MTGDAKKGWALILGGSSGLGLATARKLARHGFDLVIVHRDRRADIKEIQSHFQKISSNGIQLKSYNLDVANAEKRSTAIGEIKSLLEEGQTLKVLVHSIAKGSLKPMFFEERSPSEERNPLGDQNHSKERKPAERRNLSRNSNWQGERSPVLDHRDFELTLNAMALSLYDWTKELANEGLFDADARIISFTSEGSSKAWPGYAAVSAAKATLEALTRNIALEFASIGIKANCIQAGTTDTKAFRMIPDHGSIKENALQRNPNSRLTLPEDIANAVYLLTTEEARWITGTVIKVDGGESLR
- a CDS encoding NAD(P)/FAD-dependent oxidoreductase translates to MQHREIIVVGGGLAGLTAAIDLSRRGHQVTIFERYGYPHHKVCGEYVSNEIVPYLHELGISLENASAVEIKRLQLSTVGGKGLEARLPLGGKGISRYAFDELLYRRAVKLGAQFLFKSVASISYVDTVFEVVTESGETYTSDIAIGAYGKRAALDKVLNRDFIEKKSSWLAVKSHYSYEDFPDDVVALHNFKGGYAGLSRTESGAVNFCYLASYSSFRQEKSIESFNVKVVSQNPFLGKFLQHATPLFDAPLTIAQISFHPKQAVERHILMCGDTAGLIHPLCGNGMAMAIHSAKIAAELIDGYLRDKRRNRSYLEKEYQAQWNKYFQRRLWTGRRLQSLLLNPQLSAIALSWMVKSPRLLQKLIAGTHGKPIS
- a CDS encoding 3-hydroxyacyl-ACP dehydratase FabZ family protein → MSPAQILQNLPYSEPFLFVDELLEVDESGCRGTFTFVRDLDFFGGHFKGNPVTPGAILTECCAQIGVVCLGIYLLGEEGAAEDVHIGMSSADMEFLLPVLPDEKVTVTSKKIYFRFQKLKSDVKMYNAQGRLICKGKIAGMIKTRKHG